From Thermothelomyces thermophilus ATCC 42464 chromosome 6, complete sequence, the proteins below share one genomic window:
- a CDS encoding glycosyltransferase family 35 protein (CAZy_ID 270024) has product MASGKLPSRERRPSVGAPIVDIQGSVGPAGISRPKHTRVFTGFGAGEIKHVEASIPEPQRKTWRKHQSRGFKDKDGFEREVVRHVETTLARSLFNCDEAAAYSATALAFRDRLILEWNRTQQHQTFVGSKRVYYLSLEFLMGRALDNAMLNVGQKELAKAGLAELGFRIEDVIHQEHDAALGNGGLGRLAACFLDSLASLNYPAWGYGLRYRYGIFKQEIIDGYQVEVPDYWLDFNPWEFPRHDVAVDVQFYGSVEKKTNETGRTVYHWEGGETVKAVPYDVPIPGYNTPTTNNLRLWSSKAASGEFDFQKFNNGDYESSVADQQRAETISAVLYPNDNLDRGKELRLKQQYFWVAASLYDIVRRFKRTKRPWNEFPDQVAIQLNDTHPTLAIVELQRILVDLEGLDWDEAWNIVVNTFGYTNHTVLPEALEKWSVPLMQHLLPRHLQIIYDINLFFLQKVEREFPGDLELLRDVSIIEESQPKMIRMAYLAIVGSHKVNGVAELHSELIQATIFKDFVRIFGPDKFTNVTNGITPRRWLHQANPRLSELIASKTGGYGFLKDLTQLNQLELHVNDKEFRKEWAEIKYANKVRLAKHIKATTGVTVNPTALFDVQVKRIHEYKRQQMNIFGAIHRYLKLKSMSPEERQKQLPRVSIFGGKAAPGYWMAKQIIHLINNVGAVVNNDKDIGDLLKVVFIEDYNVSKAEMIIPASDISEHISTAGTEYVKPCSLTRALGEWTGC; this is encoded by the exons ATGGCGTCTGGGAAATTACCGTCTAGAGAGCGGCGCCCCTCTGTTGGAGCTCCAATTGTCGACATCCAAGGCTCGGTGGGCCCCGCGGGCATCTCGCGCCCCAAGCACACGCGCGTCTTCACCGGGTTTGGCGCCGGGGAGATCAAGCATGTTGAAG CCTCGATCCCAGAACCCCAGCGCAAGACCTGGCGGAAGCACCAGAGCCGCGGTTTCAAGGACAAGGATGGATTCGAGCGCGAGGTGGTGCGGCACGTCGAGACGACGCTGGCGCGCAGCCTTTTCAATTGTGATGAAGCTGCCGCATACTCGGCCACAGCACTTGCCTTCCGTGACCGCTTGATCCTCGAGTGGAACCGCACCCAACAACACCAGACCTTTGTCGGCAGCAAGCGTGTGTATTATTTGAGTTTGGAGTTCTTGATGGGCCGGGCCCTGGACAATGCGATGCTCAACGTGGGACAGAAGGAGCTGGCCAAGG CTGGTCTTGCCGAGCTTGGCTTCCGTATCGAGGACGTCATCCATCAAGAGCACGACGCTGCCCTGGGCAACGGCGGTTTGGGTCGCCTGGCCGCCTGCTTCCTGGACAGTCTGGCGAGTCTGAACTACCCGGCCTGGGGCTATGGCTTGCGATACCGCTATGGCATCTTCAAGCAGGAGATCATCGATGGCTATCAGGTTGAGGTGCCGGACTACTGGCTCGATTTCAACCCCTGGGAGTTCCCCCGGCACGACGTCGCGGTTGAT GTTCAATTCTACGGCAGTGTCGAGAAGAAGACCAACGAGACCGGTAGGACCGTCTATCACTGGGAAGGTGGAGAAACCGTCAAGGCCGTCCCGTACGACGTGCCCATTCCCGGCTACAACACGCCGACCACCAACAACCTCAGATTGTGGTCGAGCAAGGCGGCCAGTGGCGAGTTCGACTTTCAGAAATTCAACAACGGCGACTACGAGAGCTCCGTGGCGGACCAGCAACGCGCCGAGACCATCAGCGCCGTGCTCTACCCCAACGACAATCTCGACCGCGGTAAGGAGCTGCGTCTGAAGCAGCAGTACTTCTGGGTTGCTGCCTCGCTGTACGACATTGTCCGCCGGTTCAAGAGGACGAAGCGCCCGTGGAACGAGTTCCCCGATCAGGTGGCCATTCAGCTCAATGACACCCACCCGACGCTGGCTATCGTCGAGCTCCAGCGCATCCTGGTCGATCTCGAGGGTCTCGATTGGGACGAGGCCTGGAACATCGTGGTCAACACCTTTGGCTACACCAACCACACCGTTCTCCCGGAAGCCCTCGAGAAGTGGTCGGTTCCCCTAATGCAGCACCTTCTCCCGCGCCACCTCCAGATTATCTACGATATCAACCTCTTCTTCCTGCAGAAAGTCGAGCGCGAGTTTCCCGGAGACCTCGAGCTTCTGCGCGATGTTTCCATTATCGAAGAATCGCAGCCAAAGATGATTCGCATGGCTTACCTTGCCATTGTCGGCTCGCACAAGGTGAATGGGGTTGCCGAGCTGCACTCGGAGCTCATCCAGGCAACCATCTTCAAGGACTTCGTGAGGATCTTTGGTCCTGACAAGTTCACCAACGTGACGAACGGCATCACGCCCCGCCGCTGGCTCCACCAAGCAAACCCACGGCTGTCGGAGCTGATCGCCAGCAAGACGGGCGGTTACGGTTTCTTGAAGGACCTCACACAGCTCAACCAGCTCGAGCTGCACGTCAACGACAAGGAGTTCCGCAAGGAATGGGCCGAGATCAAGTACGCCAACAAGGTCCGCCTGGCTAAGCACATCAAGGCGACGACGGGCGTCACGGTCAACCCGACTGCACTCTTTGACGTTCAGGTCAAGCGCATTCATGAGTACAAGCGCCAGCAGATGAACATTTTTGGGGCCATCCACCGCTACCTGAAACTCAAGAGCATGTCCCCCGAGGAGCGCCAGAAGCAGCTGCCGCGTGTGTCTATCTTTGGCGGAAAAGCCGCGCCTGGCTACTGGATGGCCAAGCAGATCATCCATCTGATCAACAACGTCGGGGCGGTCGTCAACAACGACAAGGATATTGGGGACCTGCTCAAGGTAGTGTTCATAGAGGACTACAATGTCAGCAAAGCCGAGATGATCATTCCGGCCTCCGACATCAGCGAGCACATCTCGACTGCCGGCACGGAGTATGTGAAACCTTGTTCTCTGACTCGTGCCCTTGGAGAGTGGACGGGATGCTAA